The following is a genomic window from Schistocerca cancellata isolate TAMUIC-IGC-003103 chromosome 8, iqSchCanc2.1, whole genome shotgun sequence.
ctgaaggtggcaggggtaaaatacagagagcgaaaggctatttacaatttgtacagaaaccagatggcagttataagagttgaggggtatgaaagagaagcagtggttgggaaaggagtgagacagggttgtaagctatctccgatgttattcaatctgtatattgatcaagcaataaaggaaacaaaagaaaagttcggagtaggtattaaaatccatggagaagaaataaaaactttgaggttcaccgatgacattgtaattctgtcagagacagcaaaggacttggaagagcagttgaatggaatggacagtgtcttgaaaggagggtataagatgaacatcaacaaaagcaaaacgaggataatggaatgtagtcgaattaagtcgggtgatgctgagggacttagattaggaaatgagacacttaaagtagtaaaggagttttgctatgtggggagcaaaataactgatgatggtcaaagtagagaggatataaaatgaagactggcaatggcaaggaaagcgtttctgaagaagaaaaatttgttaacatcgagtatagatttacatgtcaggaagtcgtttctgaaagtatttgtatggagtgtagccatgcatggaagtgaaacatggacgataaatagtttagacaagaagagaatagaagctttcgaaatgtggtgctacagaagaatgctgaagattagatgggtagatcacatgactaatgaggaggtattgaatagaactggggagaagaggagcttgtggcacaacttgactagaagaagggatcggttggtaggacatgttctgagacatcgagggatcaccaatttattattggagggcagcgtggagggtaaaaattgtagagggagaccaagagatgaatacactaagcagattcagaagtatgtaggctgcagtaggtactgggagatgaagaagcttgcacaggatagagtagcatggagagctgcatcaaaccagtctcaggactgaagaccacaacaacaacaacaacaacaatgtttatgGTTCATGAGAGGTGAACGATTGAAAGAATATACATAAAAACTTTCTtgcatcaaattaaataaaatggtCATCAAGCCAAAGGCTGGTTCAAAACACTACAATGTTTCTGCTTGCACAATGGAGCTGGTATgtccttgccttcctccaacctgttACTGAGTGCTCTATGGTTTAACAAGGAACTGTAATCATGGTGGAACTTGGAAGTTTCTCATACATGAAACAGTGTCACAGGTGATAGTGGCAACTAGAGACGGGAAAAAATCTTATACAAGCCATGAATAATCTTCAAACCTTTGGATTTATATTTCCGAAAATCCATCACCAGCTACCAGGCCATAACACAACATACATTAACATTTCCTAATTTAAATGAAATGCTCTATGACGATATAAACCCAGTATTTTCATCTTTTATTCTCAACAAAGAAACATCAGCCTTTCTTTCTCCAAGATGTTCTGTAGCTGACAAAGACAATAGgtaataaataatgaaacactaaaagtaaataACAGCATGTAATCTGTTGCATTTTTTAGTCAATAATTTTGCTGAAGTATTTTAAATTGCACTGAGTGAATAGTACAACTTACCATTATCATTTTTTTTCAAGTGATGTAAAAATACAGTATGACATGTATTTACAACACATTTAAAATAAGATGAATAACATTACAAGGAGAAATGGAGATTTCCATTTAACACTGTCCTCAGAGTCTTTTGCTGTGGCATGCTTTAAATCTTCTCGGTTTATGAGCCgtgtcattttgaataaaacacTTGAGATTTCAATAGCTAGCTCCACCAACATCATCAGCAGTTGAAATCAATGACTGCTGAGGCAGGCATGGTATCTGCTTATATAAATGTAATGGCAGCATCTGGAACCTTCCACAGAGAGCTGGAACAGCACATGTGCAGAAGACAAGTTGGGCAGCTCTTAGCATTTATGTCCAATCGCAGAACTGAGTGACATCACATGGTGTGAGTCACTGGCACACATTTGAGACTGCCACTCCTGTGTCCCTGTAAGCATCAAGCCTACGTCTTTGCTTTCATTCAATATCCAAAGCAAATACCCCTGCCctactactgtatttactcgaatctaagccgcactcgaatctaggccgcacctgaaaaatgagactcgaaataaaggaaaaaaatatttcccgaatctaagccgcacctgaaatttgaaactcgaaattcaagggttttaggccgcacctccaaatcgaaacaaagttggtccattgtaatatgagacacagtttagctcgaatgaaagacgatacagctacagtagtttggttcgagtcgtaagcttagcagttaagctttaccaggtagccattgctatgcattaggcgctccgtccgtatttatacgggtacccttccttttttcatgtgcttcgtctggtttgaatcgattgcttattttgctttgatctgataagtgccgttttctttgttataggtgtttacgtcactctaagctgaaaatgcattactgtactgtgtcatgcattgtttatcgcattctgatagtgcatgtttacgggCTGTCCCCGCTtgtggcatgacttgcttttgtgcgcgctactgccgcttaaaaaaaaaaagaaaaaaaaaagaaagaggaatcatctcattagcgaaacaatgctttctttgataatgatcaacaagaaccaaataatagactgcgtatgatagaacatgttctgaacgagagttaggcgcaaatttttctccgtttgaaaatctttgcggccgcttctttagtacatcaaattctgcacagaaatcagtcatcttacatttaaaatctaatcagttgccgtgcttcatttctgactatatcactattaggcataagaataatacaaatataaacatgacatgatatgtatattcttccgcatttgctgttgtttcactctagtttcgtagtttattaggcagacaggatttaaatgagagagcagcaaacacgaaagaatacacggcaaaatgtttattttcctattattcttatggtgaagagaatattgcatgtgattcacatttcatcaggttcctatcagcaaccatctcttctcacaggtagaaaaaaacactgaacgtagagttggccatattgacaaacatccctaacagtcttgccagtcggattttcgtagtacatagaaattctgctacattcgaagatgaacaatacggaatttgtatttacttcattggataatgtatgaaaatgcagtggtcgaaactcggggcggagaaaaaaaaaaggttttggcgccagtatttatctttgtgcccacaaagcatgcttgtgtagcgctacatatattcgacggcagaagttagttgtggcgggacctaccaacatttttcagaacttccgcttgctttgcactcgattctaagccgcaggcggttttttggattacaaaaaccggaaaaaaagtgcggcttagattcgagtaaatacggtaaatgtgTACCTCTGGTCTTTGCTAAAACTGTTGctgtttattgtaattttgatAAAAAAATCCCAGTCTGATGGCGTCTGAGCCAAAACTATTGTTTATTCAAATTGTATTTTATGCCCGTTTTCTAGACAATGTTCTGTCACGGCTGGCATCTCACGTTCCCCTTGTGGGATATGTCGTGGATGCAATGCACAATGCTTGGCAACAGTATGGATAGTTTGACCTATGTAAATGCTACCACATTCACAGGAGACACCACACACGCCAGGAACTCGAAGACCTAGGAAGTCTTTAACAGGGCATGGCATCTCTCTTTATCTTGGAAGCAAGCTGCAACACTGGTCTCTGGTTCACATATCTTCAGTATGTGCCCTACCTTGCTAATAGTTGCTCCACAGCATGAAATGAATGCAGCTGGTTTGGCCCCTTCcaccgatttctttcatcagtggcACTTGAAAACTTTAGCAATTTCTCCCTTATTTTAACCATTTTCTCTGAACAAGTGCTTCAAATGCCGAAATTCAGATTCTAGATGGTCATTGTCAGAAATAATGTTGCACTGCGTACTAACATGTTTAGTAccactttcttgtgtacagggtcgTGAAAACTGTTGCCGTTTAAGTACTAGTCAGTGTACGTAGATTTCCTGTAAACTGAATGACCTTCTGCCTTCCATTCAACTAAACCATCCAAGAACAAAAGCTTGCTATCCCTCTCTAACATACAGTAAATTTGTttggatggacaccattcatgagGGTGAGGAAATCTGTACCATGAGGCCATATCAAGAAGGTGTTGTCAATATATTGTAGGGAGCAAGATGGACGCAACCTTGTAGAGTTCAGAGTtttctcctcaaagtgctccataagAAAGTTTGCGATGTCCGGACACAGTGGTATCCCATGGTTGTGCCATACGTCATCTCATAATATTCCTTGCAGTGCAGAAAGTATGTTGTTGTTAAGGCATGGTAGAACAGGCTGACGATCtcaggtggaaactgttgggcctAAAGATCCAGCGTTTCTTGTACCGGCACACTCGTAAAAAGTGATACAGTGTCCAGATTAATGATATGTTATTTTGACCTGTCTTGATTTTCCTGAAGACCTCAATAAATGACTGCAAGTCAACAACATGATGTCCACAGTGCCCCAGTTTGGGTGCTAATAACCCTGTCAGATCTTTTTGCCAATTTGTAGGTGGGTGAACTGATTGCACTAACTCCCCATTAATGACAACATGGGTCATCGAGTTCCTGGTGTGTGTGGTGTCCCCTGTGAATGTGGTAGCatttacataggtcaaacaacttgCATTGTTGTTGAGTGTTGTGCAGAGCACTTACGACGTATCAAACTAATGAAACTTGAGAAGGCAGCTGTGGCTGAAAGTCCCCTAGAAAATGGGCATAAAATACAACATGATAAAACAGGAGTTTTGCCTCATATACTATCATACTGCAATTCTGCTATCAAAGAGGCTGTCAAATTAGAATAAActgcaacaatttcaacagagaccagggatacataCTTAGTAGTGCATGGGGGTGGACTTTGGACATTGAGTGAAAGCAAAGACATCTGCTTAATGCTTGTAGAGACACGGGAGTGGCAGTTTTAAATGTGGTGCCAGGTGCTCATGCCATGTGACATCACTCGGTCCAGCGGAGGGACAGAAGTGCTAGGAGACGCCCAACTAACCTTTCGCACAAATGCCACTCTGGCCCTCTGTGGAAGGTTCCAGAGGCTGCCATAACATCTGTATAAGAGGAACACTgtgccagccccagcagtcagtgatttCAACTCCTGATGACGAAGGTGGAGACAGCTCGACTGTTTATTCTAAATGATGTGGCTTGATACCAAGAAGACATTACTCATCCATTTAAAACTGACTGAATTAATTTGGTATGATGTCTATGCAGGTAACACTGGTAACATCTCACCTCCTCAATACGAGGTGTAATGGCAGTCGCCATTATGCTTCTCCTGGACGTGTTGTCCTGTACCAATCAGTGGCAACAAACTCGCATGACAGCAACAATCAACATCACGGCTGGGATGACAGGCCCATTAGATGGCCAGACAGACAACAGCCCGAGCCACACAAATATGCTCTACACAACCGTGATGATGGAATCCTGTTCAGGTGGAACTACGATGTCAACAGACCAATTCATCCAACTACCACACATGAAGAGGATCACCACTACAACACACCACCACTACCATACAAGCAATATGAGCAAACAAATGCAAGACATCCTACGTTTCAACTAGTGAACTCTGAGCATCGATTTGGAAATCCACAAATTGTTCATTTACATCACCATCACCACTATTATGACACATCTATTAATCCTCTGAACGCAAATTTTGGGCGAGGAGAAAACCTCAGCCAACCAATAGAACCAGAGATTTTGTACAAACATATATTTCAGTTGAGTAAGAGTCATCATGAAAACAACCAGCAAAGTTCAAATCTGGCACTCCAAACTGCAACTGCAATGCCAAGATCTAAGGAAAAGACAAACATCACTCCAGAGATTCCACCATTCAGACCTTCACCACAGCTGCACCAGTTCTCAGAGCCTGATCCACTTTTTCATCCTAACAAATCAGTATTTCTAACACATCCTACACCTATGACAACTGAGCCTTCTGCAAGCATtaccagtacaacagaaaaaccaaAAGTGATCAATATATATCCTGATTCAATTAACGCTCAGCTTCCACCATCAGAAAGCCACATTGACACTGTTATACCTTATATTTCGGCAGCAGCAGCAACTGCCAGCAAGGCATCGGCTGCCAGTACAACTCAAAGGGTAACTTATACATCAGCTGAAGAAAGTTATATTACAGATGCTCTCTCTACCACAATGCACATGGCAGCAGAGACAACAACTGCTAAAAATGATTTTATGGAACAAATGGTAATGTTTCAACCACATATGTTACAAGAACCTAGTATACTTTCTCCAGAATCTTTGTCACATCATCATTCTAACAATTCAGATTCTTCGCAGCAAGTGGTTATGCCAGTAACTTCAAGCACAATACAACTGAACAGCCAATTACAAAAAATTATCCAACAATCTGATGAGACAGCACCACTAGATGATACCGACTCACCATTTACAGTTGTACCTTCATCACAAAGCGAATCTGATACTTCAACAAACAACTCTGACAATGTAACAGTGATACAAAAATCTGACAACAatgataatccaaaaggaattgAAAGTACTATCACAATTCTCACTAAGGTCAAAAAGGAAAGTGGAAATAATGTTACGATACTCACAAAAGTTAACATGCAGTCTAATGCAGCAACTATGGAAAAAACAGAGCTGAGCAGACATCATTTGATCCCTCTTATAATACAGAAAGATGAGTCACCTCATAATGTGACAGTTGATTTCAACAGTGCTTCACATGTTGACACAAATATGGGCAAAAGACAACCAGCTGAAACCATATTCATTGCACCACAAATGACATATCAACACGGAGTGGAAATAGCACATGAAGAACCAGAAACAAATGACGATCTAACTACAGTGCATCCAACAATACCAGATTACCAAACTGAAGATCAAGTCCATGGAAAGGCTAAACTTTATGAAGACATTCCACAGGGGATGAACTGACTCAATTAATAACCCATCACATACTAAACATTCTAACACgtgatgcagaagagaaataatctGACATTTTATATGTGAAGATTTCTCTGTAAAGTGGTATTTAAACaccttattaaaaaaaatagttttagtaAAGCTAACATAGTAAACAAACAATGTTAAgtcttaaataaaaaaatctttatacTGCCATGAAACATCACTAACTCCTGTAAATATGTGGGATATTAAGttagtaataaaaacaaaaaaaacgtactAGGGtcttttttgtttctgtgtgtgcattttctttttctccAGCTGACATGAATATGAATGCATATATGTTTGTACTCTTAACAACGTATGTAGCCTGCAATTATCGGTTTACAGTGGGATATTAACAATATCAATATTTTAACTAAGATATTGAACTGACACAAATCATGcttacaaaattttgtaaatgctTTTTGTTTAACACTCCATAGGAAGCAAGCTACAGTTACACCCACCAAGCTATTAcagctaagccggccggagtggccaagcggttctaggcgctacagtctgaaaccgcgcgaccgctacggtcgcaggttcgaatcctgc
Proteins encoded in this region:
- the LOC126095777 gene encoding uncharacterized protein LOC126095777; amino-acid sequence: MSSQVPGFLHFLFVTLVTSHLLNTRCNGSRHYASPGRVVLYQSVATNSHDSNNQHHGWDDRPIRWPDRQQPEPHKYALHNRDDGILFRWNYDVNRPIHPTTTHEEDHHYNTPPLPYKQYEQTNARHPTFQLVNSEHRFGNPQIVHLHHHHHYYDTSINPLNANFGRGENLSQPIEPEILYKHIFQLSKSHHENNQQSSNLALQTATAMPRSKEKTNITPEIPPFRPSPQLHQFSEPDPLFHPNKSVFLTHPTPMTTEPSASITSTTEKPKVINIYPDSINAQLPPSESHIDTVIPYISAAAATASKASAASTTQRVTYTSAEESYITDALSTTMHMAAETTTAKNDFMEQMVMFQPHMLQEPSILSPESLSHHHSNNSDSSQQVVMPVTSSTIQLNSQLQKIIQQSDETAPLDDTDSPFTVVPSSQSESDTSTNNSDNVTVIQKSDNNDNPKGIESTITILTKVKKESGNNVTILTKVNMQSNAATMEKTELSRHHLIPLIIQKDESPHNVTVDFNSASHVDTNMGKRQPAETIFIAPQMTYQHGVEIAHEEPETNDDLTTVHPTIPDYQTEDQVHGKAKLYEDIPQGMN